CTCCTTTCGGAGTGTTATCCCGAGCTTTGGGGCAGGTTGCCCACGCGTTACTCACCCGTCCGCCACTAACTAGAAGTTAGAGGTTGGAAGTCAGATGTTAGAACGAGGAAAACTCCTGCGTCTAACTTCTAACCTCTAATCTCTAACCTCTAGTTCGTTCGACTTGCATGTATTAGGCATGCCGCCAGCGTTCGTCCTGAGCCAGGATCAAACTCTCCGAAAAAATTTCAGAAAGCGATTTGGCTCGCTTAATTTCAAAGAAACGAGGTTTTGTTTAATTTCATCCTTACGCGCAATCCGGGCATCTCAGCTCACAGCTTAAAGCTCACAGCTCTCATCTCCCAATTGCGCCTGCATTGTTCAGTTTTCAAGGATCAAGGATTCGTGTTGCGCCACTCAATAGAGGCGAAATTTATATTATCACTTCTACCGTCTCTCGTCAAGCACCTGAGTCACAAAATTTGCGAGTCTCATTAGATATGACGCGCTGCTCGCGACGCTTGACTAATATAGCACGCGCAAAGAGACTGCGCAACGGCTAATTTTATCCATTTTGCCGTCTCTCTGCTTTCGTGATATTCTAGTTTCAATATAAATCTAGAAGCGAACGGAGGAGTATTTAGTGCCGACACTGCTTGAGCGCGCGAAGGTTTTGGCCCCGGAGCTAGTCGACATTCGGCGGGACATTCATCAACATCCCGAGGTTGGTTTTGCCGAACACCGCACTTCGCAGTTAGTGTTTAACTATCTAGAGCAGCATGGCTTAACGCCGCAAATCGTTGCCGGAACAGGTGTGGTGGCCACACTCAGGGGAAACTCGCCCGGCCGGACTATCGCCATACGCGCTGATATGGATGCACTTACGGTTACCGAGCAGGCTGAACACGACTACACGTCCAAAACACCTGGGATAATGCACGCCTGCGGGCATGATGGGCACACCGCCATATTGCTGGGCACGGCCAAGCTTCTCAGCGAACTCAAAGACATCCCGGGCAATGTAAAGTTTATATTTCAACCGGCAGAAGAAGGTCCGGGGGGAGCGCTACCGATGATTGAGGCGGGAGTGCTTGATAACCCGACCGTACACGCCATGCTGGGGCTACATATAGGTACGGTACAATACACTGCGGGACAGATAGCTGTGCGCTACGGTGCCGCCTGTGCCGCACCAGATAACATTGAAATAGTAGTAAAGGGCAAAGGTGGTCACGGCGGTCACCCTCACGGCGCGATTGACGCCATCGTGACGGCAGGTCATCTGATTGTGGCGCTACAGAGCATTGTCAGCCGCGAAATTGACCCGGTGGCCTCTGTTGTGCTCTCGCTTGGCACCGTGCACGGCGGCTACCGCGAAAACGTCATCGCCGATGAGGTTACGCTTACAGGTACCGTGCGCACATTATCCCCAGAAATACGCCGCTCCATGCCGGAACGAATCGAGCGTATCGTGAAAGGCGTCTGCGACAGCTTCCGCTCTACCTATGCTTTCTCCTATACCGAGGGCTATCCCTCACTACACAACGATGATTCCATGGCTGCGCTAGTTGAAACCGTGGCCCAAGAGGTTCTCGGCACCGCTAATGTCTTTCGCGCTCCCTACCCGACTATGGGCGGCGAAGACTTTAGCTACTTCGCTGAAAAAGTCCCTGCTTGCTTCTTTATGCTGGGGGCCACCAATAGCGCTAAGCAATGCGATTACGTAATCCATCACCCGAAGTTCAACTTTGACGAGGACGCCATACCTGTGGGCATGGCCGTGCTGGCGGAAACCGCGTTAACGTACTTAAAAAAGCACCGCGAGTAATCGCGGTGCTTGGCAGAACTCACGCCTAGAAAGCCAAGAACAACTGAATCAGATAGAGCGCTAACAGACCGGGCGGCCCAAGGTACCCTGTCAGGAGCACGGTAAAAGGGTTAATGGGAACGAAAACGTCGACTACCTGCAATGCAATGTTAGAGACAAGTAGCAGCAGGGCCCCCGAAACCGTAATCAGCCCCACGCGCAAAGCAAACTTAGCAGGTATAACTAACGCCCTTGCCAGCACATAGACCATGGCCAGCACAAAGAGACCGGCTAAGGCAGTGTTGATATTAAGATGTTCCAAAAGACCCTGCATGACCGACTCCCCCTCGCTAGAGCTTATGCGTGCGTGACTTTTGTCATGCCTGCGGACGGGGGAGAAGGGAGCTTGACTGGATGCCTTGGCTACGCGCTTGTTTCAGCAAATACATGAATCGCTTCTCGGCAGCTTGGTTTACGTAGACGGCATGGTCGATTAGGTCTGGGT
This genomic interval from Selenomonadales bacterium contains the following:
- a CDS encoding amidohydrolase, producing the protein MLERAKVLAPELVDIRRDIHQHPEVGFAEHRTSQLVFNYLEQHGLTPQIVAGTGVVATLRGNSPGRTIAIRADMDALTVTEQAEHDYTSKTPGIMHACGHDGHTAILLGTAKLLSELKDIPGNVKFIFQPAEEGPGGALPMIEAGVLDNPTVHAMLGLHIGTVQYTAGQIAVRYGAACAAPDNIEIVVKGKGGHGGHPHGAIDAIVTAGHLIVALQSIVSREIDPVASVVLSLGTVHGGYRENVIADEVTLTGTVRTLSPEIRRSMPERIERIVKGVCDSFRSTYAFSYTEGYPSLHNDDSMAALVETVAQEVLGTANVFRAPYPTMGGEDFSYFAEKVPACFFMLGATNSAKQCDYVIHHPKFNFDEDAIPVGMAVLAETALTYLKKHRE
- a CDS encoding pro-sigmaK processing inhibitor BofA family protein, with protein sequence MQGLLEHLNINTALAGLFVLAMVYVLARALVIPAKFALRVGLITVSGALLLLVSNIALQVVDVFVPINPFTVLLTGYLGPPGLLALYLIQLFLAF